In Falco biarmicus isolate bFalBia1 chromosome 7, bFalBia1.pri, whole genome shotgun sequence, a single window of DNA contains:
- the ATP5MJ gene encoding ATP synthase subunit ATP5MJ, mitochondrial, with amino-acid sequence MVQAMLPKSLRAMKLYFTTVYQEIWVGVALTAYVYYKISYGGKKAVADKSSGAGHH; translated from the exons ATGGTGCAGGCAATGCTTCCAAAGTCATTGAGAGCCATGAAATTGTACTTCACCACTGTGTACCAAGAAATATGGGTTGGTGTAGCATTAACTGCTTATGTCTATTACAAGATTTCATATGGTG gcaAAAAAGCAGTGGCAGATA AGTCCTCTGGTGCTGGCCATCATTAA